The genomic DNA CGGCGCGTCGTTGCGCGGGTCGGACTTCAGGTAAGCCTGCATCTCCGGAAGATCCAGCGCCGACCGGCGCACCGGCAGGTAGTAAGTGGCCATGAACCAGCGGGCGGTCTGCTTGGGCTGCGTGAGCCACTTCGCGAACTTCCAGGCTTCCCGCTTCGCCTCGGCACTGGCGGCCGCGTAGATAACCAGGTCGGTGCCGGCCACCGGCGTGCGCTGCGTTGCCCGGGTGGGCAGCGGCGCAATACCCCACTCGAACCTGGTGCCTACCGCCTGCTCCATGTACGGGCGGCCCGGTGTCGAGGTGGCGTAGGCGGCCACCTTTCCGGCCGCAAAGTCCTGCTCCAGGTAGCCCGGGATGTAGTAGGCCACCTTGTAGCGGTGGATCATGTCGACCAGGAACTGCAGCGCCTCCACACCCGGCTCTTCGTTGAAGCGTGCCTGCTTGTAGTCGCTCGTCAGCCACTCGCCGCCGTTGGTCAGCAAGAACAGCGCAAAGGTGTCCACGTTTGGCCGCAGCCCGTACCCGTAGCGGACGATCTCGCCGCCCTTGCGCAGCGTGGCGGCTTGGGCCGCTTTCAGCAGGCTTTCCCAGTCAGTGGGGGCCGTCAGGCCCAGCGCCTTGTAAACGGTGACGTTGTAAAACTGCACATAAATACTCTTGTTGAACGGGAGGCTCCACAGCACGCCGTCCCATCGGTTGGCCTCTAGCAAAACCGGCCAGAAGTCCGCAAGCTCCTTCCCGGACAGCCCGTCAGGGCCCTGAACGAACGGGTCGAGCGGGACGATGGCGCCGGCCTTCAGCAACTGCTCGGTCCAGTTGCTGTATGACTGCGAGATCGTGGGCGCCTGACCTGCAGCCACGGCGGCCAGCAGCTTCTGATTGAGCTGGCCGTAGTTGCCCTGGTACTGCTCGACGACCTCCACATCCGGGTTGACCCTGTTGTACTCCTCGACCATCTGTTTCAGCGTGTTGCCGAGCGGGCCGCCCATGGCGTGCCAGAACGTGACGGTGGTTTTGGCGAGCGTCCCCGGTGCCCATGCGACCAGAGCCAGAAGGAGCACGGCCGCCGTTGCCCCCGCGCGCCTCGCTAGCAAGTCCCAGCACCCCTTCCCGGTTTTGGTGCCCGTCAGCCGGGGCGTCCTGCCCCGGTACGGCCCGGTAGGGGCTTTCGGCGCGTGCACCCTGCGTTCCTGGCGCTTCCAGCCCGCTGGGAAGATCGGCCTGGAAAGGGGCGTTCATGGCCACCCGGACGCCGACGGGGGAGGGCCGGGGATGGTCGCCGAGCGCCCCTACTCCCACTCGATGGTGGCTGGAGGCTTGGGGCTGATGTCGTAGACCACCCGGGAGACCCGGGGCACTTCGTTGGTGATGCGGTGGGAGATGCGATCGAGGACGTCGTAGGGCAGGCGAACCCAGTCCGCGGTCATCCCGTCCTGGCTCTGCACGCAGCGCACCGCGACGACCGGGCCGTAGTTGCGGGCATCCCCCTTCACCCCGACACTGAACGCCCCGGTCCACACGGCGAAGGCCTGCCACACGTCTCGCGAAAGCCCGGCGCGGTCCAGCTCCTCCAGCACGATGGCGTCGCAGGCGCGCACCACCTCCAGCGCCTCGGGGGTCAGCTCGCCCACGACGCGCACGGCGAGCCCCGGCCCGGGGAACGGGTGGCGGTGGACGATCGGTTCCGGAATGCCCAGTTCAAGGGCGAGCCGGCGCACCTCGTCTTTGAAGAGGTACCTCAGCGGCTCGACAAGCTGGAGGCCCATCTGCTCCGGGAGCCCGCCCACGTTGTGGTGCGATTTGATGGTAGCCGTTCGGCCGCCGCCGGACTCGACCACGTCGGGGTAGAGCGTGCCCTGAACGAGGTACCGAACGCCCTCGAGGCCCGACGCCGCCTCTTCGAAGACCCGGATGAACTCCCGCCCGATGATCCGGCGCTTTTCCTCGGGGTCCACGACCCCCCGCAGGCGGCTCAGGAAGCGCTTTTCCGCGTCCACCCGGACGAGCGCCACCCCCAGGCGCCGGCCCAGCTCCCGTTCCACGTAGTCGGCTTCGCCCCGGCGCAAGAGCCCGTGGTCGACGAAGATGGCCACCAGCCGCTCCCCAAGCGCCCGGTGCACCAGAACGGCCGCCGTGCTCGAGTCCACGCCGCCGCTCAGCGCAACGACCGCCCGGCCTTCCGGGAGCGCCCGAGCCAGCTCCTGCTCGGCCCGCCTGGCAAAGTCCCGCATGTCCCAGCCCCCGGAGAGCCCCGCGAGGTCGTAGAGGAAATGGCGCAGAAGCTGCATCCCGAAGGGCGTGTGGGCCACCTCGGGGTGGAACTGCACCCCGAAAAGCGGCCGGCTCTCGTGTTCCATGGCAGCAACCGGCGAGACTTCCGTGCGCGCCACCGCGCGGAAGCCGGGTGGGGGACGGCGCACCAGATCGCCGTGGCTCATCCAGCACGCTAACCTCTGGCCCGGCTCGGCCACCGTGCGGAACAGCCGCCCGCCATCGCCACCGCCCTGCTCGCCGATCACCTCGAGGCCGGCGCGCCCGAACTCCTGGCGCTCGCCCCGCCGCACCTCGCCGCCCAGCCCGCGCGCCATCAACTGCATGCCGTAGCAGATGCCCAGGATGGGCACGCCGGATTCCCACAGGGCCGGGTCGACGGTGGGGGCGCCCGGATCGTAGACGCTGGACGGGCCGCCCGAGAGGACGATGGCGCGGGGCCGGCGGGCCAGGATCTCGGCAGCCGGCTGCTCGCCCGGCACCACTTCGCAGAAAACCCCGAGTTCCCGGATGCGCCGGGCAATCAAGAGCGTGTACTGGGCGCCCAGGTCGAGCACCAGCACCCGCTCGGTACCGGGCAGGCCGGCCGGATCCACGGTGATGACCCGGGGGGAGGGAGCCGGCTCCGGCATCAGTGACCGCCCTCGGAACCCACGACCTCGGGCCGCAGCACGCCGATGAACGGGAGGTTGCGGTAGCGTTCGGCGTAGTCGAGCCCGTAGCCTACGACGAAGCGGTTGGGGATCTGAAAACCCACGTAGTCCAGTTGAACCGGGATCTGGCGGCGCTCGCTCTTGTCGAGCAGCACGCAGACCCGCAGGCTGGCCGGGCGCCGGGAGTGGAGGTTGTCCAGCAGGTACCGAAGCGTCAGGCCCGTGTCCACGATATCCTCGACAATGATGACGTGCCGGCCGGCGATGGGCTGGTCCAGGTCCTTCAGGATGCGCACCACGCCGCTCGACTTGGTGCCGGCCCCGTAGCTCGAGATGGCCATGAAGTCCACCGAGGCGTGGATGGTGATGGCCCGCAGCAAATCCGACATGAACAGGACGGCGCCCTTCAGGATGCCGATCAGCGCCGGTTCCTTGCCCTGATAAGCCCGCGAGATCTGCCGCCCCAGCTCCCGCACCCGCTGCTGAATGCGGTCCGCCCCGATCAGCACCTCCTGGATGTCGCTCAAAAGCGGGTTGTGCGAGTCGGCGCACACCTCGGCCGCCACGTCAGGCCGCGCAAGCTGCGATTCCTGGCTCATGCGTCACCTGCCGCAAAGAGTCTCAAGTAGCGCCTCCGTGGCCTTCTTCCGGGTTGACCCAGGTCCCGGAGCGCCCACCCGCCTTTTCAACCAGGCGGATCTCCGAAATCCGCATACCCCGGTCCATGGCCTTAGCCATATCATACACGGTCAGCGCGGCGACACACACCGCGGTGAGTGCCTCCATTTCGACCCCCGTCACCCACCGGGCCGAGGCGCGAGCCTCGATTTCGATGCCGCCGCGCTCGGGAACGGGGCGCAGGTCCACCTCCACCGAGGTGACGGGGATGGGGTGGCACAGCGGAACCAGCTCCCACGTACGTTTGGCGGCCATGATGCCGGCGGTGCGGGCGACGGCCATCACGTCGCCTTTGGGCGTGCGGCCTTCGGTGATGGCCTGAAGGGTTGCGCCCTGCATGGAGACGAAGCCGCGCGCCGTGGCGCTGCGCCAGGTGGACTCCTTGGCGGAGACGTCCACCATACGGGCACGCCCCTGCTCGTCCAGGTGGGTCAAGCCCTCGGCGTGCACCCTGCACCACCCCCGCGACGACCTCAGAACGTCCCGAGGTACTGTTCGACCTCCCACCGGTGCACCTGCGTGCGGTAGACGTCCCACTCGATCCGCTTGGCCTCGACGAACCGGGAGAAGACGTGAGGGCCGAGCGTCTGGGCCATCAGCTCGTCCCGCACGAGCTCGTTGAGCGCCTCCTCCAGGGACCCTGGCAGGCTCCGGATGCCGGCGCGCTGGCGCTCGTCGGCCGTCATCTGGTAGATGTTCTTGTTCTGCGACTCGGGCGGGCTCATGCGCCGCCGGATGCCATCGAGCCCGGCGGCGATGATGACGGCGAACGCCAGGTACGGGTTGGACGCGGGGTCCGGCGAGCGAAGCTCCACCCGGGTGGACTGACCGCGCCCGGCGGGCACGCGCACCAAGGCGCTTCGGTTCTGCGCCGACCAGGAGATGTAGACCGGCGCCTCGTAGCCCGGAACGAGGCGCTTGTAGGAGTTGACCAGCGGGTTGGTCAGGGAAGTGAAGCCCCGTGCGTGGTGCAAGAGGCCGGCGATGAAGTAAAGCGCCACGGGAGAGAGCTGGAAGGGCCCGGCCGGGTCGAAAAAGGCGTTTTCGTTGCCCGTCATGAGGGAGATGTGGGTGTGCATGCCCGACCCCGCCACGCCGTAAATGGGCTTGGGCATGAAGGTGGCGTGCAGGCCATGGCGGGCCGCCACCGCCCGGGTGACCACCTTCAGCGTGGCGACGCGGTCGGCGGTGACCAACGCGTCCCCGTACTTGAAGT from Bacillota bacterium includes the following:
- a CDS encoding ABC transporter substrate-binding protein — its product is MLARRAGATAAVLLLALVAWAPGTLAKTTVTFWHAMGGPLGNTLKQMVEEYNRVNPDVEVVEQYQGNYGQLNQKLLAAVAAGQAPTISQSYSNWTEQLLKAGAIVPLDPFVQGPDGLSGKELADFWPVLLEANRWDGVLWSLPFNKSIYVQFYNVTVYKALGLTAPTDWESLLKAAQAATLRKGGEIVRYGYGLRPNVDTFALFLLTNGGEWLTSDYKQARFNEEPGVEALQFLVDMIHRYKVAYYIPGYLEQDFAAGKVAAYATSTPGRPYMEQAVGTRFEWGIAPLPTRATQRTPVAGTDLVIYAAASAEAKREAWKFAKWLTQPKQTARWFMATYYLPVRRSALDLPEMQAYLKSDPRNDAPLVLLPYAVTDPPISEWERIRNFVSNAVEQAFLLKATPKDALEEAARKTNGELARRR
- the guaA gene encoding glutamine-hydrolyzing GMP synthase, whose protein sequence is MPEPAPSPRVITVDPAGLPGTERVLVLDLGAQYTLLIARRIRELGVFCEVVPGEQPAAEILARRPRAIVLSGGPSSVYDPGAPTVDPALWESGVPILGICYGMQLMARGLGGEVRRGERQEFGRAGLEVIGEQGGGDGGRLFRTVAEPGQRLACWMSHGDLVRRPPPGFRAVARTEVSPVAAMEHESRPLFGVQFHPEVAHTPFGMQLLRHFLYDLAGLSGGWDMRDFARRAEQELARALPEGRAVVALSGGVDSSTAAVLVHRALGERLVAIFVDHGLLRRGEADYVERELGRRLGVALVRVDAEKRFLSRLRGVVDPEEKRRIIGREFIRVFEEAASGLEGVRYLVQGTLYPDVVESGGGRTATIKSHHNVGGLPEQMGLQLVEPLRYLFKDEVRRLALELGIPEPIVHRHPFPGPGLAVRVVGELTPEALEVVRACDAIVLEELDRAGLSRDVWQAFAVWTGAFSVGVKGDARNYGPVVAVRCVQSQDGMTADWVRLPYDVLDRISHRITNEVPRVSRVVYDISPKPPATIEWE
- the hpt gene encoding hypoxanthine phosphoribosyltransferase; the protein is MSQESQLARPDVAAEVCADSHNPLLSDIQEVLIGADRIQQRVRELGRQISRAYQGKEPALIGILKGAVLFMSDLLRAITIHASVDFMAISSYGAGTKSSGVVRILKDLDQPIAGRHVIIVEDIVDTGLTLRYLLDNLHSRRPASLRVCVLLDKSERRQIPVQLDYVGFQIPNRFVVGYGLDYAERYRNLPFIGVLRPEVVGSEGGH
- the moaC gene encoding cyclic pyranopterin monophosphate synthase MoaC; the encoded protein is MHAEGLTHLDEQGRARMVDVSAKESTWRSATARGFVSMQGATLQAITEGRTPKGDVMAVARTAGIMAAKRTWELVPLCHPIPVTSVEVDLRPVPERGGIEIEARASARWVTGVEMEALTAVCVAALTVYDMAKAMDRGMRISEIRLVEKAGGRSGTWVNPEEGHGGAT
- the glnA gene encoding type I glutamate--ammonia ligase, translating into MEDNAAAVLRQAREDRVEFIRLQFTDILGIVKNVAIPVRQLERALTDGVMFDGSSIEGFARIEESDMVLRPDPSTYCIFPGLQDGNRTARLICDICRPDGQPFEGDPRYVLKRVLEEAAQLGFRVMLGPECEFFLFRRDAEGKPTIHTQDEAGYFDLGPLDLGEEARQDIVLTLETMGFEVEASHHEVAPGQHEIDFKYGDALVTADRVATLKVVTRAVAARHGLHATFMPKPIYGVAGSGMHTHISLMTGNENAFFDPAGPFQLSPVALYFIAGLLHHARGFTSLTNPLVNSYKRLVPGYEAPVYISWSAQNRSALVRVPAGRGQSTRVELRSPDPASNPYLAFAVIIAAGLDGIRRRMSPPESQNKNIYQMTADERQRAGIRSLPGSLEEALNELVRDELMAQTLGPHVFSRFVEAKRIEWDVYRTQVHRWEVEQYLGTF